From a single Solanum dulcamara chromosome 4, daSolDulc1.2, whole genome shotgun sequence genomic region:
- the LOC129884131 gene encoding uncharacterized protein LOC129884131, giving the protein MTGGEEFNAAANIMILVENPESSQNIADIQNDEKMAHMAQELEILREELRQVRDLAKLSATTFPSFKMPSYLPRADLPPTDSPNMPKRAPVHGQAPLAHPSAIRTAPDLPTQDPVTPTYPVTNQIFGAHTVAPYDSQIPPVYAVEAPTFTTPVRVKVSHEVDQYAEMEKDARLKEDESIDAQLRGLRKALKNLQVSRGTESLDYDDLCIHPDIDMPVGYKPPKFDIFDGKSDPHAYLRAYCDKLVGVGRNEKLRMKLFIRSLSGEALTWYTRQDPRKWYNWQEMAEDFMNRFRFNTEITADRFSLANIQKKPSEDFQEYARRWRTEAARVQPPLDESELSKYFIRAQEGIYFDKMMSMMGQKFAELVKMGDFIEEGIKSGKIQSMAALQAASKAIQSGSIGGIKKKREDVSVVNYQHGGQSHQYPNNPQIVAHTPYTSYPVYNTRPHYNPPRAPTYQSPTRPHVPLQAPIHQNRPAYVPRPRPNLEARNTRTYTPIAEPYAQLFERLRIAGVLQPVEGKLPDPIPYNFDGNKRCAYHSGIQGHDTEDCYGLKNQVETLIRRGIIKCTPTPPNVNNNPLPNHENREVNMISLEEVYNLGKTITPVWNAEEAATASPVQPIITVQLKEPLTVQTYLPRVVVTTTVARKAEFDTKEVPWDYKTKAKGQMIDTAVAQGMTRSGRCYTPENLDQGVIGKEPNPKKNVTDAEVTEFWRKMQPKDYSVEEQLKKTSAHISIMSLLMSSEAHRNALMKVLNGVCIPKETASETLAATIGQVLESNKISFHDNELPTEGTGHNKALHIAVKCRDKIVTRVLIDGGSGCNICPFTTMRVLGLNMGDIEESRVKVRAFDGAQRSVIGEIHLTLQVGPAEFPILFQVMDVSSNYNLLLGRPWVHMAKAVPSTLHQCVKFEWGHTEVTVHGELNHPIYSVNSVPVTEELDGATFHTLEIMQAVRIDEKLESVGVKLSGAAKMVAAEMLKYGYQPKTGLGPRANGIVEPIQLKHQKGTTGLGYGSTSGRVHNRGSIKTTFVPEQVPILDHASDDDIVEGIGNLFVAMIGEEEEIDLRKLSIRDSKPGESLQNWTVSPSLFRQKSW; this is encoded by the coding sequence ATGACAGGTGGAGAAGAATTTAATGCTGCTGCAAACATAATGATACTAGTAGAAAATCCTGaaagttctcaaaatatagCCGACATCCAAAATGACGAGAAGATGGCTCACATGGCGCAAGAGCTTGAGATTTTGAGAGAGGAACTACGTCAAGTGCGAGACTTGGCCAAGCTTTCGGCTACTACCTTCCCAAGTTTCAAGATGCCCAGCTACCTCCCTAGAGCTGACCTGCCTCCTACAGATTCTCCAAACATGCCTAAACGTGCTCCCGTTCATGGTCAAGCACCATTAGCTCATCCGTCTGCAATCAGGACTGCTCCTGACCTTCCCACTCAAGACCCCGTCACACCTACCTACCCAGTGACAAACCAGATATTTGGAGCACACACCGTCGCTCCTTATGATTCACAGATCCCACCTGTATATGCTGTTGAGGCCCCTACTTTCACGACACCGGTTAGGGTCAAGGTCTCGCATGAGGTGGACCAATATGCAGAGATGGAGAAGGATGCCCGATTGAAAGAAGATGAGTCAATAGACGCTCAACTTCGAGGTCTAAGAAAGGCGTTGAAAAACCTACAAGTCTCTAGGGGAACAGAGAGCCTAGATTATGATGACTTATGTATCCACCCAGATATTGACATGCCGGTAGGATACAAGCCCCCAAAGTTTGACATATTTGATGGAAAGAGCGATCCTCACGCATATCTGAGGGCATACTGTGACAAGTTAGTCGGTGTAGGGAGAAATGAAAAACTAAGAATGAAGTTGTTCATTCGAAGTCTATCTGGAGAAGCGTTGACCTGGTATACACGCCAGGATCCTCGCAAATGGTATAACTGGCAGGAAATGGCTGAGGATTTCATGAATCGTTTCAGATTTAATACTGAAATCACTGCGGACAGGTTCTCATTAGCCAACATACAAAAGAAACCATCGGAGGACTTCCAGGAGTATGCACGACGTTGGAGAACCGAGGCTGCAAGGGTTCAACCACCGCTCGATGAGAGTGAGctctcaaaatactttattcgAGCACAAGAAGGTATCTACTTTGACAAGATGATGTCAATGATGGGCCAAAAGTTTGCAGAATTGGTCAAGATGGGAGATTTTATAGAGGAAGGCATCAAATCAGGTAAAATTCAGTCCATGGCTGCATTGCAAGCTGCAAGTAAGGCCATACAATCAGGATCCATTGGTGGCATCAAGAAGAAAAGGGAGGATGTTTCAGTCGTCAATTACCAACATGGAGGACAATCCCACCAATACCCAAATAATCCCCAAATTGTTGCACATACTCCATACACCTCGTATCCAGTGTATAATACCCGACCACACTATAATCCACCTCGAGCACCAACATACCAAAGTCCAACAAGACCACATGTCCCACTCCAAGCACCAATCCACCAAAACAGACCAGCATATGTGCCAAGACCACGTCCAAATCTCGAAGCCAGAAATACTCGCACCTATACACCCATTGCTGAACCTTATGCTCAATTGTTTGAAAGGTTAAGGATAGCAGGAGTACTACAGCCAGTTGAGGGAAAACTCCCCGACCCAATCCCTTACAATTTTGATGGAAACAAGCGATGCGCTTACCACTCGGGAATCCAAGGGCATGACACAGAAGATTGTTATGGCTTGAAAAACCAGGTTGAGACGTTGATCAGAAGAGGAATAATAAAATGCACTCCAACACCTCCGAATGTGAACAACAACCCTTTGCCAAATCATGAGAATCGAGAAGTCAACATGATTTCTCTAGAAGAAGTGTACAACTTGGGAAAAACCATCACGCCTGTCTGGAACGCCGAAGAAGCTGCCACTGCATCTCCAGTGCAACCTATTATCACTGTTCAGCTAAAGGAACCTCTTACTGTCCAAACATATCTCCCGAGAGTTGTAGTAACCACTACAGTTGCTAGAAAGGCTGAGTTTGACACCAAAGAAGTCCCATGGGATTATAAAACAAAAGCCAAGGGCCAGATGATTGACACCGCTGTGGCTCAGGGGATGACTAGATCAGGAAGGTGCTATACTCCCGAGAATCTGGATCAAGGAGTTATTGGGAAGGAGCCGAATCCCAAGAAGAATGTTACGGATGCTGAAGTcacagaattttggagaaagatgCAGCCGAAAGACTATTCAGTCGAAGAGCAACTGAAGAAGACCTCGGCTCATATATCCATAATGTCTTTGCTAATGAGTTCTGAGGCTCATAGGAATGCTTTGATGAAGGTGTTAAATGGGGTTTGCATTCCAAAAGAGACCGCAAGTGAAACCTTAGCTGCAACAATTGGACAAGTGTTGGAATCTAACAAAATCTCTTtccatgataatgagctaccaACGGAAGGGACTGGACACAATAAAGCACTTCATATCGCGGTCAAATGTCGTGATAAGATTGTGACCCGAGTTCTGATTGATGGCGGTTCTGGATGTAACATCTGCCCTTTCACAACTATGAGAGTTTTAGGCTTGAATATGGGAGATATAGAGGAAAGTCGTGTAAAGGTGAGAGCTTTTGATGGAGCACAGAGAAGCGTCATTGGAGAAATCCATCTCACATTGCAAGTGGGACCAGCAGAATTCCCTATTTTATTTCAAGTGATGGATGTGTCATCGAACTACAACCTGCTGCTGGGAAGACCATGGGTCCATATGGCAAAAGCAGTCCCTTCAACTCTTCATCAATGTGTAAAGTTTGAGTGGGGTCACACAGAAGTTACTGTTCATGGGGAGCTCAATCACCCCATTTATTCTGTCAATTCTGTTCCAGTAACTGAGGAATTAGATGGAGCCACTTTTCACACTTTAGAAATCATGCAAGCTGTGAGGATTGACGAGAAGTTAGAGTCGGTTGGTGTGAAATTGTCAGGGGCAGCGAAGATGGTCGCAGCAGAGATGTTGAAATATGGGTATCAGCCTAAGACAGGACTTGGACCCAGGGCCAATGGCATAGTTGAACCCATCCAGTTGAAGCATCAGAAAGGTACCACTGGACTCGGATATGGATCTACATCGGGACGAGTCCACAACAGGGGATCCATCAAGACAACGTTCGTACCAGAGCAAGTTCCGATTCTAGATCACGCATCTGACGATGATATAGTGGAAGGAATAGGAAATTTGTTCGTGGCCATGAttggagaagaggaagagatAGATCTCCGCAAATTAAGCATCCGTGATTCCAAGCCTGGAGAAAGCTTGCAGAATTGGACCGTCAGTCCTTCCCTGTTTCGACAAAAGTCCTGGTAG